In Carya illinoinensis cultivar Pawnee chromosome 6, C.illinoinensisPawnee_v1, whole genome shotgun sequence, a single genomic region encodes these proteins:
- the LOC122314164 gene encoding uncharacterized protein LOC122314164: MGMMEGSPTTISPLLLRNLLTSIFIHADKSLLSLSQKYKPLQVIRYTLFSSFLFLLRMLPSLFPSLNPFNLEDPFHKPTKKTDNYVPASGAGDSGIARALSQLLSLVNEIPVSSRKYEVVRSLAERLIDENNGDGVEALREVNRKAISSAFARTLGQLEAALVDEGQERAGSDGGSMSGRVEHRVSRVLRAVRVLGNVVRSRAGRSTEEMGGSDTSAEKLAAELLWLAQKLAACGCAEEAVRRWASAPNLAWLALWAEPRLQGSLVKISAFLFQQVKDLGVDETEEVKKEQQRQTKMMMLMSWLPLLCRASNGTDVPVLSIRERAELEIVLEETIELLEQQEQEQVFSLWLHHFTHCPSSDWPNLHASYTRWCNASRKLLVLQ; this comes from the exons ATGGGCATGATGGAAGGTTCTCCCACCACCATATCTCCCCTGCTCCTCCGAAACCTATTAACCTCCATATTTATCCACGCTGACAAGTCCCTTCTAAGCTTATCCCAGAAATATAAACCTCTCCAAGTTATTCGCTATACTCtattctcttcctttcttttccttttacgTATGCTTCCATCTTTATTTCCTTCTCTCAATCCTTTTAATCTCGAAGACCCTTTTCATAAACCCACGAAAAAAACCGATAACTACGTGCCCGCTTCTGGTGCCGGAGATTCCGGTATCGCTCGAGCACTTTCGCAGCTTTTGTCCCTCGTTAATGAAATCCCGGTCAGCTCTAGGAAGTATGAAGTTGTTCGGTCTTTAGCGGAGAGGCTCATTGACGAGAACAACGGGGACGGTGTCGAGGCTTTGCGGGAGGTCAACCGTAAGGCTATTTCTTCTGCTTTTGCTAGGACTCTTGGACAGCTCGAAGCCGCCTTGGTGGACGAAGGGCAGGAGCGGGCCGGTAGCGATGGCGGTTCGATGTCGGGACGGGTTGAGCACAGGGTGAGCCGCGTTTTAAGGGCGGTTCGTGTTCTTGGGAATGTGGTGAGAAGCCGAGCTGGAAGGTCGACGGAGGAGATGGGCGGGTCGGATACTTCGGCCGAGAAGCTGGCGGCTGAGCTGCTATGGTTGGCTCAGAAGTTGGCAGCTTGTGGGTGCGCGGAAGAAGCTGTTCGGAGATGGGCAAGTGCGCCCAATTTGGCTTGGCTGGCTCTATGGGCTGAGCCGCGGCTGCAGGGTTCCCTCGTCAAGATATCAG CATTCTTGTTCCAGCAAGTCAAAGATCTGGGAGTGGACGAGACTGAAGAAGTCAAGAAAGAGCAGCAAAGGCAGACAAAGATGATGATGCTGATGTCGTGGCTACCACTGCTATGTAGAGCAAGCAATGGCACGGATGTCCCTGTTCTGAGCATCCGCGAAAGAGCAGAACTGGAGATTGTATTGGAGGAGACCATAGAGCTTTTGGAGCAGCAGGAGCAGGAGCAGGTTTTCTCTTTGTGGCTCCACCACTTCACGCATTGCCCCTCCTCGGACTGGCCAAACCTCCATGCCTCCTATACTCGTTGGTGCAATGCTTCTCGAAAGCTCCTTGTCCTCCAATGA
- the LOC122314165 gene encoding probable protein phosphatase 2C 9 yields the protein MDSLCCFGSVSQVGGRSSCGSGKGKSHQSPVKYGFSLVKGKANHPMEDYHVAKFVHLQGHELGLFAIYDGHLGDSVPAYLQKHLFSNILKDEEFWTDINRSVTKAYERTDQAILSHNPDLGRGGSTAVTAILINGQKLCVANVGDSRAVLSRRGQAIQMTTDHEPNTERGSIENKGGFVSNMPGDVARVNGQLAVSRAFGDKNLKSHLRSDPDIQNANIDSDTDLLILASDGLWKVMANQEAVDIAKKIKNPQKAAKHLAAEALKRDSKDDISCIVVRFKG from the exons ATGGATAGTTTGTGTTGCTTCGGTTCTGTGTCTCAG GTTGGTGGACGTTCTTCATGTGGCTCTGGCAAGGGTAAGAGCCATCAGAGCCCCGTCAAGTATGGCTTTAGCCTAGTCAAGGGGAAAGCAAATCATCCCATGGAGGATTACCATGTTGCAAAGTTTGTTCACTTACAAGGACACGAACTTGGACTTTTTGCTATATATGATGGCCATTTGGGAGATAGCGTACCTGCATATCTACAAAAGCATCTGTTTTCCAATATCTTAAAGGAT GAGGAGTTTTGGACTGATATCAACAGGTCTGTTACTAAAGCCTATGAGAGAACAGACCAAGCAATTCTCTCTCACAATCCTGACTTGGGGCGAGGTGGATCCACTGCAGTCACCGCAATTCTAATAAATGGTCAGAAGTTATGTGTAGCAAATGTTGGAGATTCACGAGCGGTTCTTTCAAGGAGGGGGCAGGCAATACAGATGACCACCGATCATGAGCCCAACACTGAGCGAGGCAGCATTGAGAACAAAGGCGGCTTTGTCTCAAATATGCCAG GGGATGTTGCAAGAGTAAACGGCCAGCTAGCAGTTTCTCGAGCTTTTGGGGACAAGAACCTCAAATCACATTTGCGATCTGATCCAGATATACAAAATGCTAATATTGACTCAGATACTGATCTTCTCATACTTGCGAGTGACGGTTTATGGAAG GTCATGGCTAATCAAGAGGCAGTTGATATTGCAAAGAAGATCAAGAATCCACAGAAGGCAGCCAAGCACCTAGCTGCTGAGGCATTGAAAAGAGACAGTAAGGATGACATCTCCTGCATTGTAGTCCGTTTCAAAGGGTAA